A stretch of the Archangium violaceum genome encodes the following:
- a CDS encoding glycoside hydrolase family 16 protein, with protein sequence MNRHNLTSGLLAVCGLAALHGCAMDVTELEDAALGTHEQAELAYNPGSGWNLVWSDEFDGTSLNGNNWNVLTSNWDPVTNNCNFGTGELEYPRAQNVTVGGGKLILTAERTSDNPMDPRCTGYGPRSFYSGRIHTKGKVEKKYGKIAASIKVPSGYGMWPAFWTLGANISSTPWPGCGEIDILEWHSNDPTWMKSATHWHNGGQADWGTGASGGYNLADSFHVYEVEWTATSMVFRLDGNIVANNTYYHNETEFQQPHYIILNLALGGNWYGNPSPASIALPAGTKKTMEVEWVRWYQQGTTPPPINSLTNPGFESGMTGWSTWSPNGTDAADFSETHNGGHSGSYHLTHWTNGTPFEVWTYQTRTGLATGNYKVRAWVRKGGGFDLARLQAKTCGSCSPVFTDLGTYGNWTLVETPAIYVSGGYLELGFHTRLSSGNPANYIHMDDVELIRL encoded by the coding sequence ATGAACCGACACAATCTCACTTCAGGTCTGCTGGCCGTGTGCGGACTCGCGGCCCTTCACGGATGTGCAATGGATGTCACGGAGCTCGAGGACGCCGCACTCGGGACCCATGAGCAGGCGGAGCTGGCCTACAACCCCGGGTCGGGTTGGAACCTCGTGTGGTCGGACGAGTTCGACGGGACGAGCCTCAATGGCAACAACTGGAACGTCCTGACGAGCAACTGGGACCCGGTCACCAACAACTGCAACTTCGGCACGGGCGAGCTGGAGTATCCCCGGGCCCAGAACGTCACCGTGGGCGGCGGCAAGCTCATCCTCACCGCCGAGCGCACGAGCGACAACCCGATGGATCCACGGTGCACCGGCTACGGCCCGCGCTCGTTCTACTCCGGCCGCATCCATACCAAGGGCAAGGTGGAGAAGAAGTACGGGAAGATCGCCGCCAGCATCAAGGTTCCGTCTGGCTATGGCATGTGGCCGGCGTTCTGGACGCTGGGCGCCAACATCTCCAGCACCCCGTGGCCCGGCTGCGGAGAGATCGACATCCTCGAGTGGCACTCCAATGACCCCACCTGGATGAAGTCCGCCACCCACTGGCACAACGGCGGACAGGCGGACTGGGGCACCGGCGCCAGCGGCGGCTACAACCTCGCCGACTCCTTCCACGTCTACGAGGTCGAGTGGACCGCCACCAGCATGGTGTTCCGGCTGGACGGCAACATCGTCGCCAACAACACGTACTACCACAACGAGACCGAGTTCCAGCAGCCCCACTACATCATCCTGAACCTGGCGCTCGGCGGGAACTGGTACGGCAACCCGAGCCCCGCCAGCATCGCCCTGCCCGCGGGCACGAAGAAGACGATGGAGGTCGAGTGGGTGCGCTGGTACCAGCAGGGAACCACGCCGCCGCCGATCAACTCGCTCACCAACCCGGGCTTCGAGTCGGGGATGACCGGCTGGTCCACCTGGAGCCCCAACGGCACCGACGCCGCGGACTTCTCCGAGACGCACAACGGCGGCCACTCCGGCTCCTACCACCTGACGCACTGGACCAACGGCACGCCGTTCGAGGTGTGGACGTACCAGACGCGCACCGGGCTGGCCACGGGCAACTACAAGGTCCGCGCGTGGGTGCGCAAGGGCGGAGGCTTCGACCTCGCGCGCCTCCAGGCGAAGACGTGCGGCAGCTGCTCGCCCGTCTTCACGGACCTGGGCACGTACGGCAACTGGACCCTGGTGGAGACGCCCGCCATCTACGTCTCCGGGGGTTACCTCGAGCTGGGCTTCCACACCCGCCTCAGCTCGGGCAACCCGGCCAACTACATCCACATGGATGACGTGGAGCTGATCCGGCTGTAA
- a CDS encoding L-dopachrome tautomerase-related protein, with protein sequence MRRILLAAAALVTAACVQTSNRPDASAPTPGAKAPALELVASSPRQWTGIAVSKAGRIFVNFPRWSEDVPVSVAEVKDGATIPWPDATWNEWKPGMSGEGHFVAVQSVVIDDKDRLWILDTGNPWFKGVITQPTLYQFDIASGRRERAFTFPPEVSSGNSYLNDVRIDTEREVAYLTDSQAGGLVVLDLKSGSSRKVLRDHPSTHAEFERMVVMGRTREKPVQSDGIALSPDRDTLYWSALSAHSLWRIPTEALRDPQQDDAALAKKIERVATIVATDGILFDGKGRLWLGGLEDGAIYRYVPGGAYEQVIKDPRLLWPDSFAEGPRGDIYVTTSQIHLPPAERGAYEIYRFSP encoded by the coding sequence ATGCGCAGAATCCTCCTGGCTGCCGCCGCGCTGGTGACGGCGGCCTGTGTCCAGACATCCAACCGCCCCGATGCTTCCGCCCCGACGCCGGGAGCCAAGGCGCCCGCCCTCGAGCTCGTGGCCAGCTCGCCGCGGCAGTGGACGGGAATCGCCGTCTCGAAGGCGGGGCGGATCTTCGTCAACTTCCCCCGCTGGTCCGAGGACGTGCCCGTCTCCGTGGCCGAGGTGAAGGACGGCGCCACCATCCCCTGGCCGGATGCCACCTGGAACGAGTGGAAGCCGGGAATGTCCGGAGAGGGCCACTTCGTCGCCGTGCAGAGCGTGGTGATCGACGACAAGGACCGGCTGTGGATCCTCGATACGGGCAACCCCTGGTTCAAGGGGGTGATCACGCAGCCCACGCTCTACCAGTTCGACATCGCGAGCGGACGGCGCGAGCGCGCCTTTACCTTCCCGCCCGAGGTGTCCTCCGGTAACAGCTACCTCAACGACGTCCGGATCGACACGGAGCGCGAGGTCGCCTACCTCACCGACTCCCAGGCCGGAGGGCTGGTGGTGCTCGATCTGAAGAGCGGAAGCTCGCGCAAGGTGCTGCGCGATCATCCCTCCACCCACGCCGAGTTCGAGCGCATGGTGGTCATGGGCCGGACCCGGGAGAAGCCGGTCCAGTCGGATGGCATCGCACTCAGCCCGGACCGCGACACGCTCTACTGGAGCGCGCTCTCGGCTCACTCTCTGTGGCGTATCCCCACCGAGGCCCTGCGAGATCCCCAACAGGATGACGCGGCCCTCGCCAAGAAGATCGAGCGCGTGGCGACCATCGTGGCCACGGATGGAATCCTCTTCGATGGCAAGGGCCGCCTCTGGCTCGGAGGCCTGGAGGATGGCGCCATCTACCGCTACGTCCCCGGTGGTGCCTACGAGCAGGTGATCAAGGATCCCCGCCTCCTCTGGCCGGACAGCTTCGCGGAGGGGCCGCGAGGTGACATCTACGTCACCACCTCGCAGATCCACCTGCCGCCCGCCGAGCGCGGTGCGTACGAGATCTACCGCTTCTCGCCGTGA